The genomic interval GGTGCGGTTATAGTCGGGGCGGGTGAAATCCTGCGCGTACGCCACGAGGCTGAGCCCCAGCGCGGCGATCAGCAGAACGCTTGCCAGCCCGGTGATCGCGTCGGCGGCGCGGCTTGGCTCGGGAAAATTCCACAGCCAGATCACCCATACTAATGAAAAGAGCGTGATGGCTCGATCCAATGGGGGAAGCACAACTGAAAAATTGACCAATCCGCCGTTGCCTGCCAACGTCACCGCAAAGAGGGCGATGCGCGCGATGAACAGCAGGGCAAGCCCAAACATGGTGCGCCGCGCCTGCGGGAATTCGCTCGACTTCCAAAGCAAATACGCGGAAGCCAACGCCCAGATCACCGAAAACAACAGCACGAGATGATAGATCAAACTCCCGCTGGGTGTGGTGAAAAAATTGAATGTGTTGGCAATTAAATCGAACATGACAATGACGATTATATTCCAGTTGGCGGTTTCCGGAGCAACCGCCAGAGTTACAGGAACGTTAACGTCGTTTAAATTCACGGGCTATAATTCCACACATGTCCCGGGCAGGTCTGCGTATCACCCTCGTTCTTCTCTTAATTCTTCTTGCGGTTGCCATCCCAATCCTTGTGGACGGAAACTCGGAGATTCGCAAAGCGGCTGAGGCGCAGTCATACCCCGAGATGGCGGAACATTATGTGCGCGCGGCTCAGCGGTTACCCTGGCGAACCGATTTGTATGAACTCGCCGGGCATGCTTATTTTCACGACCGCGATTTTGCCCGCGCCGATGCCATGTATCGCGCCGCCCGCGAAAAAAACGCCCTCACCCCGGCGGGCTGGGCGGCGTGGGGCGATGCCAATTTCTTGAACGACAATACGGAACGCGCCATTGAAATCTGGAAACAAGGACTCGAGCAGACTGAATTTTTACCCGGGCTGTATCAACGGCTGGCGTATGCAATGGAAGAGCAGGGAAAATTTTCTCTTGCGGCAGATTATTTTCAAGCCCACCTTGAGCGCGACCCCGACGATGCCGCCGCGCATTACCGCCTCGGGCTGTTGTTGACGTTGACCGACTCGCCCTCCGCGTGGACGGAACTCCTCGCCGCTTCACAACTGGACCCTCAATTTGACCCGCCAGCGCAGACTCTGCGTTCCGCTTTGAGTTTGGCGTCGCTGAGCGAAGCGCCCTCCGAACAATTTGTCATCCTCGGCGCCGGGCTGGGGTTGGTGAATGAATGGCAGTTGGCGCGCGCCGCATTCGAATCCGCTGTGCAAGCGGATGAGTCAAACGCCGAGGCGTGGGCATGGTTGGGGGAGGCGAGCCAGCACACAGGGTCGGAGGGAAGCGAGGCGTTGGATCGCGCGTTCCAGTTGAATCCCAACTCTGCGGTTGTCCGCGGGTTGCGCGGGTTGTATTTCGAGCGCGTCGGAAATTATTCGCAAGCGCTCACCGAACATCAAGCCGCCGCGTCGCTGGATGCGGACACCCCCGAGCGCTATTTCGCGCTGGGCAACGCGTACGCGCTCAACGGCGACTTGATCCGCGCGTTGGAGGCCTATCAATATGCCGCCAGCCTCGCGCCTGAGGATGCCAACGCCTGGCGCGCGCTCGCGGAGTTTTGCGGCCGCCTCGGTATTCACTTGAACGATATCGGCATCCCTGCCGCGCAACGCGCTGTGGCGCTCGACCCGAAAAACTCCGCATCGGAGGATACGCTGGGCTGGCTGTGGTACCTCAATGATGATTTTGAAACCGCCGAACGGCACCTGCTCACCGCCCTCGAACTGGACGCGCAAAACGCGTCGGCTCATTTGCATTTGGCCATGGTCTATTTACAGACGAATGACCGCGCTCGCGCCCTCGATGAATTTACCCTTGCCCGCGATCTGGGGAACGACGAAGCAGATGCGTACTTGAAGCAATTTTTTCCATAGCCGCCATGATACAATCCCAATCGTGAAAAAACTCGTCCCTCTGGTATCGTTCCTTGTTTTCCTGGCTGGGTGCGCCTCCTCACCGACCGCCACCGCGCCGCCCCAGCCTTCGGGAACAGTGTTGTTTCAGGATGAATTCGAATCAAACGCCAGCGGATGGGATCGCCTTGCCAACGACGGCGGCATCATGGATTACGATGAGGGCGGCTATCGCATGTTGATCCGCCAGCCGCAACTCAATTTCTGGTCGACCCCCGAGTTGAATTTGCGCGACGCCCGCATTGAGGCGGATGTGACCAAACTCAGCGGTCCAGCCGAAAATCGCGCCGGCGTGATGTGCCGCTACCAAAACGGCAATTATTATTTCTTCATCATCTCGAATGACGGCTATTACGCCATTGGTAAGTTTGTCGGCGGGCAGGTAACTTTGCTTGGGCAAAGTGAAATGCAAGCCTCCGAAATGATCCAGCCCGATTCCGTCAACCACCTCCGCGCCGACTGTATTGGCGACTCGCTTGTCTTCTATGTGAATTATCAATTGACCGCCGGCGCAAGCGATGCCGAACTGGCTACCGGGGATGTGGGTCTGCTGGCTGGCTCCTTCACCCAACCCGGCGTGGATGTGTTGTTCGATAATTTTGTGGTGATGCAACCGTAGGTAGAAAGTAGAGAGTAGAAAGTAGAGAGTAGAGAGTAGAGAGTAGAAAGTAGTCTTTTGCCGTTTTCCACTTTCCACTTTCTAAACATTCAACATCTAATCATCTAATCATCTAATCTCTAATCATCCAATCTCTAATCATCTACCCCCCCCTGTCCTTTTATGAAAATCTACCTCGACACCATCGGATGCAGACTCAACCAAGCGGAGATCGAACACATGGCGCATGGATTCCGCTCGGCGGGGCATGAGATCGTCGCGTCTGCCGAACTGGCTGAGATGGCGGTGGTCAACACTTGCGCGGTGACGAACGATGCCGTCTCCGTGTCGCGCGGCAAGATTCGACAGATCGCGCGCGCGGGCGTGACTGACATCGTGGCAACAGGTTGTTGGACGACACTCCAACCCGAGCGCGCGCTTGAGCTGACAAATGTCACACGTGTCATTTCAAATGATCGCAAGGATCACCTTGTTGCTGATGTTCTTGACCTTCAACCTGAAACCTTTGACCTCCGACCTGATCCTTCGACAAGCTCAGGACAAGCCTTCGATCTTGAGCCTCTCACTCGCATCCCGCTTCCCGGTCTTCATCGCCGCACGCGCGCCTTCATCAAAGTGCAGGACGGTTGCAACAATCAATGCACGTTTTGCATTACCACCGTCGCGCGCGGCGAAGCGCGGAGCCGAACCGTCGCTGACGTGATCCAGGATATTCAATTCGCGCTCGATGGTGGCGCAAAAGAAATCGTTCTCACCGGCGTTCATCTCGGCTCGTGGGGTTATGAATTCGAGTCGCATCTCGCTGAACTCATCAAAGCGATTCTTCATCACACAGATGTCCCGCGCTTGCGACTCTCCTCGCTCGAA from Candidatus Defluviilinea gracilis carries:
- a CDS encoding tetratricopeptide repeat protein codes for the protein MSRAGLRITLVLLLILLAVAIPILVDGNSEIRKAAEAQSYPEMAEHYVRAAQRLPWRTDLYELAGHAYFHDRDFARADAMYRAAREKNALTPAGWAAWGDANFLNDNTERAIEIWKQGLEQTEFLPGLYQRLAYAMEEQGKFSLAADYFQAHLERDPDDAAAHYRLGLLLTLTDSPSAWTELLAASQLDPQFDPPAQTLRSALSLASLSEAPSEQFVILGAGLGLVNEWQLARAAFESAVQADESNAEAWAWLGEASQHTGSEGSEALDRAFQLNPNSAVVRGLRGLYFERVGNYSQALTEHQAAASLDADTPERYFALGNAYALNGDLIRALEAYQYAASLAPEDANAWRALAEFCGRLGIHLNDIGIPAAQRAVALDPKNSASEDTLGWLWYLNDDFETAERHLLTALELDAQNASAHLHLAMVYLQTNDRARALDEFTLARDLGNDEADAYLKQFFP
- the mtaB gene encoding tRNA (N(6)-L-threonylcarbamoyladenosine(37)-C(2))-methylthiotransferase MtaB, giving the protein MKIYLDTIGCRLNQAEIEHMAHGFRSAGHEIVASAELAEMAVVNTCAVTNDAVSVSRGKIRQIARAGVTDIVATGCWTTLQPERALELTNVTRVISNDRKDHLVADVLDLQPETFDLRPDPSTSSGQAFDLEPLTRIPLPGLHRRTRAFIKVQDGCNNQCTFCITTVARGEARSRTVADVIQDIQFALDGGAKEIVLTGVHLGSWGYEFESHLAELIKAILHHTDVPRLRLSSLEPWDLNADFFSLWDSSTSLRASSRLMPHLHLPLQAGSDSTLKRMRRNTTTNSFRELIQSARETIPDVAITTDIIAGFPGETDEEFAHTLDFVNEMNFAGGHVFTYSPRPGTGAAKMKGQIQSEVRKKRNHILHDALEESAKSYREKFIGQTMFVLWESTSEMGERGWLMEGFTENYLRAQAFAESPRWNEIDRVALTDCESNQVRGEILNEEMIHDRTTH